Proteins co-encoded in one Paracrocinitomix mangrovi genomic window:
- a CDS encoding OmpA family protein has protein sequence MKLFKLFVAIAVLIGTTNTVLAQGGGPATRNYGKEADRLWQSGAYAEAAEAFKKASEKLNPKNQKARLKKAYYAYMSATCYRLLHQFSAAEQQYEKAVLLKYQEAEPKTFYYLAEMEMAQCKHDEAKENYKKYEKLNPGDELTKVRIESCEKYKEMTVKSGATKHLVTNVTKLNTEFYDYAPVMGGRGKEMYFSSSRSGSLGEEMDNITGQNYMDLWITNIDRNDNWGQPEPIGEPVNSGNSEGTMCFDGRGKTMWFTRCPVIEKTNIGCEIYMVEKKSKSWGEPVLVKLKDHDTTNVGHPCVSPDGLTLIFASNMAGGYGGLDLWYSTYDKRNDEWSLPVNLGEDINTAGNDCFPTWGPDDKLYYASNGMVGLGGLDIYRADRVGEELKWEKPKNLGYPMNSCMDDYHIIYTEKGKIERGYISSNRNGSKKGANGENSQDIWDFYLPPVLVDLDIIVKNLETGEAIPDAKVVIVGSGGENYVMNTDPSGRITMSEKPDGTRYIEPGGTWTIEVEGVPKKYFSASDNFSTEGIEVNRRIIRELKVMPEKEVIRLPEVRYDLGKATLQVNDSVNSKDSLNFLYDLMVANPTIIVQLMAHTDSRGSDAANLDLSQRRADSCVAYLVNEKGLDPARLVPKGMGETTPAMYFETNAEGDTTLRQKLTESYINGFKRDKDKFEKLHQFNRRTEGKIISYDYVPKKEEDGNNE, from the coding sequence ATGAAGTTATTCAAGTTATTTGTTGCGATTGCAGTGTTGATCGGAACGACAAACACGGTTCTAGCTCAAGGAGGCGGACCAGCTACTAGAAACTACGGAAAAGAAGCTGACCGTTTATGGCAATCTGGAGCTTATGCTGAAGCAGCTGAAGCTTTTAAGAAAGCATCTGAGAAGTTAAATCCAAAAAATCAAAAAGCTAGATTAAAGAAAGCTTACTATGCGTACATGTCTGCTACTTGTTACAGACTGTTACACCAGTTTTCTGCAGCAGAACAGCAATATGAAAAAGCTGTATTGTTGAAGTATCAAGAAGCTGAACCAAAAACATTTTACTATTTAGCTGAAATGGAAATGGCTCAGTGTAAACATGATGAGGCAAAAGAAAACTACAAGAAGTACGAAAAATTGAATCCTGGTGATGAATTAACCAAGGTAAGAATTGAGTCGTGCGAGAAGTACAAAGAAATGACTGTTAAGTCAGGTGCAACTAAGCACTTGGTTACTAATGTCACTAAGTTGAACACAGAGTTTTATGACTATGCTCCTGTAATGGGCGGAAGAGGAAAAGAAATGTATTTTTCATCTTCACGTTCTGGTTCTTTAGGAGAAGAGATGGATAACATCACTGGTCAAAACTATATGGATCTTTGGATTACTAATATTGACAGAAATGATAACTGGGGTCAACCAGAGCCAATTGGAGAACCTGTAAATTCAGGAAATTCAGAAGGTACTATGTGTTTTGACGGTAGAGGTAAAACAATGTGGTTCACAAGATGTCCTGTTATTGAAAAAACGAATATCGGATGTGAAATCTACATGGTTGAAAAGAAAAGTAAATCTTGGGGTGAGCCGGTATTGGTTAAATTAAAAGATCATGATACAACAAACGTTGGTCACCCATGTGTTTCTCCTGATGGTTTAACCCTAATCTTCGCTTCTAACATGGCCGGTGGATACGGTGGTCTTGATTTGTGGTATTCAACTTACGACAAAAGAAATGACGAGTGGAGTCTTCCAGTAAACCTTGGAGAGGATATTAACACTGCAGGTAATGATTGTTTCCCTACTTGGGGTCCAGATGATAAATTATACTATGCTTCTAATGGTATGGTTGGTCTAGGTGGATTAGATATCTACAGAGCTGACAGAGTAGGAGAAGAATTGAAATGGGAGAAACCTAAAAACTTAGGATACCCTATGAATTCATGCATGGATGATTACCACATCATTTATACTGAAAAAGGAAAAATTGAAAGAGGGTATATCTCTTCAAACAGAAATGGTTCTAAAAAAGGAGCAAACGGTGAAAACTCACAAGATATTTGGGATTTCTATTTACCTCCGGTATTAGTTGACTTAGATATCATTGTTAAAAACCTTGAAACAGGTGAAGCTATTCCAGATGCTAAAGTTGTAATCGTTGGTTCAGGTGGAGAAAATTATGTAATGAACACTGACCCTTCTGGTAGAATTACAATGTCTGAAAAACCTGACGGAACTAGATATATTGAGCCAGGAGGAACTTGGACAATTGAAGTTGAAGGTGTGCCTAAAAAATATTTCTCTGCTTCAGATAATTTCTCAACAGAAGGTATTGAAGTGAATAGAAGAATTATTAGAGAGTTAAAAGTGATGCCTGAAAAAGAAGTTATCCGACTTCCGGAAGTGCGTTATGACTTAGGTAAAGCAACCTTACAGGTAAATGACTCTGTAAACTCTAAAGACTCATTGAACTTCTTATATGATCTGATGGTAGCCAACCCAACTATTATTGTGCAGTTGATGGCGCATACAGATTCACGTGGTTCAGATGCAGCAAACTTAGACCTGTCTCAAAGAAGAGCTGACTCATGTGTGGCTTATCTTGTAAATGAAAAAGGATTAGATCCTGCAAGATTAGTACCTAAAGGTATGGGTGAAACTACACCGGCAATGTATTTTGAAACAAATGCTGAGGGTGATACAACACTTAGACAAAAACTTACCGAGTCTTACATTAATGGATTTAAGCGAGACAAAGACAAGTTTGAAAAATTACATCAGTTTAACAGACGTACTGAAGGTAAAATTATTAGCTACGATTATGTTCCTAAGAAAGAAGAAGATGGGAACAATGAGTAA
- a CDS encoding tetratricopeptide repeat protein produces MLRSILILLLFVSFSATAQLTDKYTSDYANFYRAEELFEKDKFSAAQEEFKTFMNDFNEPNHAYFIKARFYHALCALYLYHANAEQLLLSFLADYPESIYRQKVYFELGRYYFRKNKFDKVIEWLSQVDPLDLEEDQLPEYYFKLGYAHFRKNEPKAARDAFYEIINVESQYQHPALYYYSHIAYSEKNYQVALEGFRKLEEDPAFKKTVPPYIAQILYLQGKYDELMAYAPDAKENASEKSSIEMAHLIGDAFYRTGRYDEAVPFLEEYNSKSATTRDEDYQLGFAYYKSGQYMKAVQMFDKVAQVRDEMGQLALYHIGDCYMKSESYLYARNAFELAAAMHFDKEIEEDALYNYAILSYKIDFNPFDEAVEALNLYLERYPDSHRRQDIYQYLINVYTTMKNYRSAMESIEKVEKLDYNLKHAYQMMAYNYSVELFDNSQYRKSIENFELVRKYPIDPELNAMSHYWTAEAYYKLNEFDKSINAYKSFLNVPGSYGMEQHNDAYYNIAYCYFKKADYEPAIQNFRTFTQDPKETSHEKIADAYLRIGDAYFVSEKDMEAIDFYNRAIAENGGQVDYAKFQVGLALGFQRKYAEKAKRMLDIVNNHKGSTFAVPALYEAAEAFRLNNENSKALQHYEKLIIDFPNHPKVVDAVFQTASLNFIQENYDLAEKGYLRVINEFHNESKKKEALARLKDLYATTNQPDKYEQLLGQLNMTLSSYEKDTLYYFNALDLYSDSSFRQAISAFDKYLKEFPNPSFFTEAHYYKGASHHRLGEKEQAAIHFKQVLTRPNGIYTEFAALVASQDEYKNKNYDKAISYYEKLLETASYPENKLTANIGLMRCYTFKENYIKARPYAQAVLDDDLSLSNVIIEAHYVLGNADLINVNYLGAETHFRYVAKNTKGEIGAESQFRIAEIYHLQEEYKKSEDEIRKLMKEHASYDYWKGKALILQAKNSIGIEDYTQAEFTLNSVINNYPNQTDGIIDEANEVMQVLQGLKNKEKEIPDDNGNTIEIGG; encoded by the coding sequence ATGTTGAGATCGATACTTATATTATTGCTTTTCGTGAGCTTTTCTGCTACCGCACAGTTAACAGATAAGTACACCTCTGATTATGCAAACTTTTATAGGGCAGAAGAGCTTTTTGAAAAAGATAAGTTCTCTGCGGCTCAAGAAGAGTTCAAAACTTTCATGAACGATTTTAATGAGCCTAATCATGCCTATTTTATAAAAGCAAGATTTTATCATGCATTGTGTGCATTGTATTTGTATCATGCCAATGCTGAGCAATTGTTACTGTCGTTTCTAGCAGATTATCCAGAGAGTATATACCGTCAAAAAGTTTACTTTGAATTGGGTAGATATTATTTCAGAAAAAACAAGTTTGATAAAGTAATTGAATGGTTGTCGCAGGTTGATCCTTTGGATTTGGAAGAAGATCAATTGCCTGAGTATTACTTTAAATTGGGTTATGCTCACTTTAGAAAAAATGAACCTAAAGCGGCTAGAGATGCATTTTATGAAATTATCAATGTAGAATCGCAATACCAGCACCCAGCACTTTACTACTATTCGCATATTGCCTACTCTGAGAAAAATTATCAGGTGGCTTTAGAAGGTTTCAGAAAATTAGAAGAAGATCCTGCCTTTAAGAAAACAGTGCCTCCATACATTGCTCAAATTCTTTATTTACAGGGTAAATATGATGAATTGATGGCGTATGCTCCGGATGCAAAAGAGAATGCTTCTGAAAAAAGTTCAATTGAAATGGCTCATTTAATAGGAGACGCATTTTATCGTACCGGAAGATATGATGAGGCGGTTCCATTCTTAGAAGAGTACAATAGTAAATCAGCAACTACCAGAGATGAAGATTATCAATTAGGTTTTGCCTACTATAAAAGTGGACAGTATATGAAGGCTGTTCAAATGTTTGATAAGGTGGCACAAGTGCGTGATGAAATGGGGCAGTTAGCACTTTATCATATTGGAGATTGCTATATGAAAAGCGAAAGTTATTTGTATGCAAGAAATGCTTTTGAATTGGCTGCAGCCATGCATTTTGACAAAGAAATTGAAGAGGATGCTTTATACAATTATGCTATTTTATCTTATAAAATTGATTTCAATCCATTTGATGAGGCAGTTGAAGCATTAAATCTTTACCTGGAAAGATATCCTGATTCTCATAGAAGACAAGATATTTATCAGTATTTGATCAATGTATACACTACCATGAAGAACTATCGTTCAGCAATGGAAAGTATTGAGAAAGTTGAAAAGTTAGATTACAACTTAAAACATGCTTATCAAATGATGGCTTACAACTACTCAGTTGAATTATTTGATAATTCACAATACAGAAAAAGTATAGAAAATTTTGAGTTGGTAAGAAAGTACCCTATTGATCCTGAGTTGAATGCAATGTCGCATTATTGGACAGCTGAAGCTTATTATAAGTTAAATGAATTTGACAAATCTATTAATGCTTACAAGTCGTTTTTAAATGTACCTGGAAGTTATGGTATGGAGCAACACAATGATGCCTATTATAATATTGCGTATTGCTATTTCAAAAAAGCCGATTACGAACCGGCGATTCAAAACTTTAGAACTTTTACACAAGATCCTAAAGAAACATCTCATGAAAAAATTGCAGATGCTTACTTAAGAATTGGTGATGCCTATTTTGTTTCTGAGAAGGACATGGAAGCTATTGATTTTTATAATCGCGCAATAGCTGAAAATGGAGGGCAAGTTGATTATGCAAAATTTCAGGTTGGATTAGCACTTGGTTTTCAAAGAAAATATGCTGAGAAAGCTAAGAGAATGTTGGATATCGTTAACAATCATAAAGGGTCAACTTTTGCAGTTCCGGCATTATATGAGGCTGCCGAGGCTTTCAGATTGAACAACGAAAATTCAAAAGCGCTTCAACATTACGAGAAACTGATCATTGACTTTCCTAATCACCCAAAGGTGGTAGATGCAGTATTTCAAACAGCATCTTTGAATTTCATTCAAGAAAATTATGATCTGGCCGAAAAAGGGTACTTGAGAGTTATCAATGAATTTCACAATGAAAGCAAAAAGAAAGAGGCGTTAGCAAGATTAAAAGATTTGTATGCTACCACTAATCAACCGGACAAATATGAACAGTTGTTAGGTCAGCTAAATATGACTTTAAGTAGTTATGAAAAAGATACATTGTATTATTTCAATGCCTTGGATCTTTATTCAGATTCTTCATTCAGACAAGCAATTTCTGCCTTTGATAAGTATTTGAAAGAATTCCCTAATCCAAGCTTTTTTACAGAAGCACATTATTATAAAGGAGCATCTCACCACAGATTAGGTGAAAAAGAGCAAGCAGCTATTCACTTTAAACAAGTGTTGACAAGACCAAACGGAATTTATACAGAATTTGCCGCCTTAGTTGCGTCTCAAGATGAGTATAAAAACAAAAATTATGATAAGGCAATTTCTTATTATGAAAAATTGCTTGAAACAGCTTCTTATCCTGAGAATAAATTAACTGCCAATATTGGCTTGATGCGTTGTTATACGTTCAAAGAAAATTATATCAAAGCTCGTCCTTATGCACAGGCAGTATTAGATGATGATTTATCATTAAGTAATGTCATAATTGAAGCTCATTATGTGTTAGGTAATGCAGATTTAATCAATGTAAATTATCTGGGTGCAGAGACACATTTTAGATATGTTGCTAAAAACACCAAAGGAGAAATTGGGGCAGAATCTCAGTTTAGAATAGCAGAAATTTATCATCTACAAGAAGAGTATAAAAAATCTGAAGATGAAATCAGAAAATTGATGAAGGAGCATGCTTCATATGATTACTGGAAAGGAAAAGCTTTGATTTTACAAGCTAAAAACTCTATCGGAATTGAAGATTATACACAAGCTGAGTTCACATTAAATTCTGTAATCAATAATTATCCTAATCAAACAGATGGAATTATTGATGAGGCAAATGAAGTAATGCAAGTGTTGCAAGGACTAAAGAATAAGGAGAAGGAGATTCCGGATGACAATGGTAACACAATAGAGATTGGAGGTTAA
- a CDS encoding PASTA domain-containing protein, giving the protein MKKFFRFLISRQFLLNVAGIIFVWILIVWIEGMYLKNTTSHGESIEVPSFYKIHMDDLDEFVRDKQLEYEIVDSVYLDEWPKGTVCWQYPKPTDSTGMSIKSGRTIQLSVVPLSPQMVRMPKVVHMSKRMGETTLNALGIKTKISFKPDPVGKDFILEQLYNGQPIDSGTFIPKGSRIELVVAKGKSGDATPLPSVVGLTINEAKQRFSTLSLSLHPQCENCMDENQVLNAVITRQSPAGGANVQVAAGTTVTVWATYGAGGATE; this is encoded by the coding sequence GTGAAAAAATTCTTCAGATTTTTAATTAGCAGACAGTTTCTACTCAATGTAGCCGGAATCATTTTTGTATGGATCCTCATTGTTTGGATTGAAGGAATGTATCTAAAAAATACTACCAGTCATGGTGAAAGTATTGAAGTTCCTTCTTTCTATAAAATTCACATGGATGACCTGGATGAATTTGTTAGGGATAAACAATTGGAATATGAGATTGTAGATTCGGTTTATTTAGATGAATGGCCAAAGGGAACAGTGTGTTGGCAATATCCAAAACCTACAGATTCAACCGGAATGAGTATTAAGTCTGGAAGAACAATTCAGTTATCGGTAGTTCCTCTTTCTCCTCAAATGGTACGTATGCCTAAAGTAGTGCATATGTCAAAGAGAATGGGAGAAACAACTTTAAATGCCTTGGGGATTAAAACCAAAATTTCTTTCAAACCGGATCCTGTAGGAAAAGACTTTATTCTTGAGCAGCTATATAATGGACAACCAATTGACTCTGGTACATTTATTCCTAAAGGAAGTAGAATTGAACTGGTTGTGGCAAAAGGTAAAAGCGGTGATGCTACACCTTTGCCTTCTGTAGTTGGACTTACAATAAATGAAGCAAAGCAACGTTTCTCTACTTTATCCTTGTCTTTGCATCCACAGTGTGAAAACTGTATGGATGAAAATCAAGTGCTAAATGCCGTAATTACAAGACAAAGTCCTGCTGGTGGAGCTAATGTACAAGTAGCAGCCGGAACAACAGTAACAGTGTGGGCTACTTACGGAGCTGGAGGTGCTACTGAATAA
- a CDS encoding T9SS type A sorting domain-containing protein — protein MKKVLLFLSLVFCFGAMAQEVIVPILGNPALFGKYSHQKIKAAGSSLDSTFIYSYSSLTITDIWDDFSVNKFVQYPPAYNAANVTSQWYWHLMDQTNTTPEPDTVQFCDETVAKHDSVIVVAGVGTTFTSNFTPHDIWVNDLTQYPISGTVMQLYDECYTLIDSVIEGVPDPTQDTVWADASTIYYQDSIHLFFANMNDPSRIWVDNKAFHNYNFPVDPFSLGVATLDGVDSTGWPYEFNNPNSYGGADTMTSKPINLFGNTNVFLQFLYQAKGHGNMPEDADSLLVDFYLPDSAQWYNIWHASTPYPDQTWDTAYIAVPVNFLDNGFKFRFRNYASLSGALDHWHIDYVQLYENPLITIQPLKDLAVSYPVYSLLKDYTAVPWDHYNALISPNLKMQDTSFLSVYNSDDTPTNVGSEMYLEIAYDGAVQGSYNLPNPGATPPWTSNWELGMNAFPFFTSSLHNSFDAPGNDTMATFNVKVNAHAAVAASNVYQVNDTTYLNQEFKNYYAYDDGSAEVGYGINGANSQLAYQFTAYEEDTLTGVLMHFVPAELDVSGYVMLLTVWDDNNGEPGDILYQDDYFQPHYPEYGGSQNEFRYYEFLNPNFPSVIPVGETFYVGWEQIESQNLYVGMDRNIIKNEKMFYNVSGSWIGSSSAGCLMIRPVFSTSINYTLGEERIEEQVEEIVMFPNPANEQVSFNGINKDCIVSFYDMTGRLVMSTENVSGIDVSSLIDGIYLVDIRDLNGVSLYTDKLVKK, from the coding sequence ATGAAAAAAGTACTATTATTCCTATCTCTTGTTTTTTGCTTTGGTGCTATGGCACAAGAAGTGATTGTTCCAATATTGGGTAATCCCGCTTTGTTTGGAAAATATTCACATCAAAAAATTAAAGCAGCAGGCTCTTCTTTAGATAGTACATTTATATATTCTTACAGTAGTTTGACCATAACTGATATCTGGGATGATTTTTCAGTAAATAAATTTGTGCAATATCCTCCCGCTTATAATGCTGCCAATGTAACATCTCAGTGGTATTGGCATTTAATGGATCAAACAAATACTACCCCTGAACCCGATACTGTGCAGTTTTGTGATGAGACAGTTGCCAAACATGATTCTGTCATTGTGGTTGCTGGAGTTGGAACAACTTTTACTTCGAATTTTACACCGCATGATATATGGGTGAACGACCTAACGCAGTATCCTATTAGTGGAACTGTGATGCAATTGTATGATGAATGTTATACTTTAATTGATTCAGTTATTGAAGGTGTTCCAGATCCTACACAAGATACTGTTTGGGCTGATGCTTCTACTATTTATTACCAGGATAGTATTCATTTGTTTTTTGCTAATATGAATGACCCAAGTCGAATTTGGGTTGATAATAAAGCATTTCACAATTATAATTTCCCGGTAGATCCGTTTTCACTTGGTGTAGCAACTTTAGATGGGGTTGACTCTACAGGATGGCCTTATGAATTCAATAATCCAAATAGTTATGGAGGTGCTGATACAATGACTTCAAAACCAATTAATTTGTTTGGAAATACTAATGTCTTTTTACAATTCCTCTACCAGGCAAAAGGTCATGGAAATATGCCGGAGGATGCTGATTCTTTATTGGTTGATTTTTACTTGCCTGATTCAGCTCAGTGGTATAACATTTGGCATGCTTCAACTCCTTATCCGGACCAAACATGGGATACCGCATATATAGCCGTGCCAGTGAATTTTCTGGACAATGGTTTCAAATTTAGATTTAGAAATTACGCCTCTTTATCAGGTGCATTAGATCATTGGCATATTGATTATGTTCAATTGTATGAAAACCCTTTAATTACTATTCAACCATTAAAGGATTTAGCGGTGTCATATCCTGTTTATTCATTGTTAAAAGATTATACAGCAGTACCATGGGATCATTATAATGCTTTGATTTCACCCAATTTAAAAATGCAGGACACTTCATTTTTATCAGTGTATAATTCAGATGATACACCTACCAATGTTGGAAGTGAGATGTATTTAGAAATTGCCTATGACGGTGCAGTGCAGGGTAGCTATAATTTGCCAAATCCTGGTGCTACTCCTCCATGGACTTCCAATTGGGAATTGGGAATGAATGCATTTCCATTTTTTACTTCTTCTTTACATAACTCATTTGACGCTCCCGGTAATGATACCATGGCAACTTTTAATGTTAAAGTAAACGCACATGCGGCTGTTGCTGCTTCTAATGTTTATCAAGTAAATGATACAACTTATCTAAATCAGGAGTTTAAAAACTATTATGCCTATGATGATGGGTCTGCTGAAGTAGGTTATGGAATTAATGGAGCAAATTCACAGTTGGCTTATCAGTTTACAGCTTATGAAGAAGATACTTTAACCGGCGTGTTAATGCATTTTGTTCCTGCAGAACTAGATGTTAGTGGTTATGTGATGTTACTCACTGTTTGGGATGATAATAATGGTGAGCCTGGTGATATATTGTATCAGGATGATTATTTCCAGCCTCATTATCCTGAATATGGCGGATCACAAAATGAATTTAGATATTACGAGTTTTTAAATCCAAATTTCCCTTCTGTTATCCCTGTAGGAGAAACTTTTTATGTTGGATGGGAACAAATTGAAAGCCAAAATTTATATGTAGGGATGGATAGAAACATTATCAAAAATGAAAAGATGTTTTACAATGTTTCAGGAAGTTGGATAGGTTCTTCTTCAGCCGGATGTTTAATGATTCGCCCTGTATTTTCCACTTCAATTAATTACACTCTTGGTGAGGAAAGAATTGAAGAACAAGTGGAAGAGATTGTAATGTTTCCAAATCCTGCAAATGAACAAGTTTCGTTTAACGGTATCAATAAAGATTGTATTGTTTCTTTTTATGATATGACAGGTAGATTGGTAATGTCTACAGAGAATGTAAGTGGTATTGATGTGTCGTCATTAATTGACGGAATCTATCTGGTAGATATTAGAGATTTAAATGGTGTATCTTTGTACACTGATAAATTAGTCAAGAAATAA
- a CDS encoding RluA family pseudouridine synthase: MSSIEENEFYEEDFDESSIDAEESEELYEHHNIIADVGQELLRIDKFLMDRIPNISRNKLQNIAKAGNLLVNGKAVKSNYKVHPKDEISVVLPFPVRETTLVPENIPIDIVYEDDDLVIVNKPPNMVVHPGFGNYSGTLMNALVYHFDNLPKRDDFYGRPGLVHRLDKHTTGLLVVAKTEYAMTHLSRQFFDRTSERRYYALVWGDVEEDEGTITGNIGRSQKNRKVFKVYPEDEGYGKHAVTHYKVIERFRYVTLVECKLETGRTHQIRVHFKHIGHPLFHDLEYGGDKIIKGTTFTKYKQFIDNCFGLIPGQALHAKTLGITHPVTGEWLHFDSELPEGMVTLLEKWRIYSSNVQGGDDQ; the protein is encoded by the coding sequence ATGTCTTCAATAGAAGAAAACGAATTTTACGAAGAAGATTTTGATGAATCATCCATTGATGCCGAAGAATCAGAAGAGTTGTATGAGCACCACAACATCATTGCAGATGTAGGGCAAGAGCTTTTGAGGATAGATAAATTCCTCATGGATCGCATACCAAACATTTCCAGAAATAAACTTCAAAATATTGCCAAGGCCGGCAATTTATTGGTGAATGGCAAAGCGGTGAAGTCTAATTATAAGGTTCATCCAAAAGATGAGATTTCAGTTGTATTGCCATTTCCGGTAAGAGAAACAACCCTTGTTCCTGAAAATATTCCAATAGACATAGTTTATGAAGATGATGATTTGGTCATTGTAAATAAACCACCCAATATGGTAGTGCACCCAGGATTTGGAAATTATTCTGGAACCTTAATGAATGCGCTTGTTTATCATTTTGATAATCTTCCTAAAAGAGATGATTTTTATGGTAGGCCGGGATTAGTGCATAGGCTTGATAAGCATACAACAGGTTTATTAGTTGTGGCTAAAACTGAATATGCTATGACTCATTTGTCAAGACAGTTTTTTGACCGTACATCTGAAAGAAGATATTATGCCCTGGTTTGGGGTGATGTGGAAGAGGATGAAGGAACAATCACCGGAAATATAGGAAGATCACAAAAAAACAGAAAAGTGTTCAAAGTTTATCCAGAAGACGAAGGATATGGAAAACACGCGGTAACACACTATAAAGTAATTGAGCGTTTCCGATATGTTACTTTGGTAGAATGTAAGCTGGAAACAGGTAGAACTCATCAAATTAGGGTGCATTTCAAGCACATTGGTCATCCTCTTTTTCATGATTTGGAATATGGAGGAGATAAAATAATAAAAGGAACAACTTTTACTAAGTACAAGCAATTTATTGATAATTGTTTTGGTTTGATTCCGGGACAAGCTTTGCATGCTAAAACACTGGGAATCACTCATCCAGTGACAGGTGAGTGGCTGCATTTTGATTCAGAATTACCGGAGGGAATGGTAACTCTATTAGAAAAGTGGCGTATATACAGTTCGAATGTACAAGGAGGGGACGACCAATAA
- a CDS encoding cell division ATP-binding protein FtsE, translating to METTNQIFSIKNGEIHQKDKMILKDVNIHLDKGEFVYLIGRTGTGKSSLLKTLYGELPLQKGSGQVAGFDLTTMKRKDIPFLRRNLGIVFQDFQLLSDRSIMDNLIFVMKSTGWKKKDEIQKRAMEVLSLVGLDHIENKMPHQVSGGEQQRVSIARALVNKPAFILADEPTGNLDPETSKEIVAVLMAIAKEGTSVLMATHDLALMEQFPSRTMQVKDHTVIELNPMNAFNPFEQVKYE from the coding sequence ATGGAAACAACAAACCAAATATTTTCAATTAAGAATGGTGAGATTCACCAAAAAGATAAAATGATATTGAAAGACGTCAATATTCATTTAGATAAAGGTGAATTTGTTTACTTAATAGGTAGAACCGGAACCGGGAAAAGTAGTTTACTCAAAACTCTTTACGGCGAGTTGCCATTGCAAAAAGGAAGCGGTCAGGTTGCAGGATTTGATCTTACTACAATGAAACGTAAAGACATTCCTTTTTTGAGAAGAAATTTAGGTATTGTTTTTCAGGATTTTCAACTTTTATCGGATAGATCAATCATGGATAATTTAATTTTTGTGATGAAATCAACCGGATGGAAAAAGAAAGACGAAATTCAAAAACGCGCCATGGAGGTATTGAGCCTTGTTGGTTTAGATCATATTGAAAATAAAATGCCTCATCAGGTATCAGGTGGTGAACAACAACGTGTTTCTATTGCCAGAGCTTTGGTAAATAAACCGGCATTTATTTTAGCAGATGAGCCTACCGGGAACCTTGACCCTGAAACATCTAAAGAAATTGTAGCTGTATTAATGGCGATTGCAAAGGAGGGTACTTCTGTACTGATGGCAACTCACGACTTGGCTTTGATGGAACAATTTCCTTCTAGAACAATGCAAGTAAAGGATCACACAGTGATTGAGCTGAATCCAATGAATGCATTTAATCCATTTGAACAGGTTAAATACGAGTAA